In Paraburkholderia sp. PGU19, a single window of DNA contains:
- a CDS encoding radical SAM protein, which produces MAIVSHRTVATQQQRHTAKLDSEYGSLIDDCCLRRIGKRNGPVFSLPFTYTQDRGRTPEGVMQGNAATARGELSFLWLEITSRCNLECAHCYADAGPGEPLQGTLVLADWQVVIRDAAALGCRCLQFIGGEPTLHPDLLAMIETASAHGYAFIEVYTNATGLSERMVTAFAEHRVHVATSFYSDDPRVHDGMTGRAGSFAKTTRTIRRIAEAGLPVRAGIIEGDANRGHAQGAARQLRALGVTEYGIDEVRPVGRGAHASDQSSRFDALCGQCSKGRVCVTARGDVYPCVFSRAFPLGRIEQGLANLLRGQPLVEFRAAQRRFEEARAPTRLDDHECRPTCSPGDLFCTPMNGCMPQLAPNRPPGSRRNE; this is translated from the coding sequence TTGGCCATCGTTTCACACAGGACCGTCGCTACGCAACAGCAACGACACACGGCAAAGCTTGACTCAGAGTATGGCAGCCTGATCGACGATTGTTGCTTGCGACGCATTGGCAAACGAAATGGCCCCGTATTCTCCCTTCCGTTTACCTATACTCAGGACCGCGGTCGCACACCGGAGGGAGTCATGCAAGGTAATGCCGCAACTGCCAGAGGCGAGCTGTCTTTCCTGTGGCTGGAAATCACCTCGCGCTGCAACCTAGAATGCGCGCACTGCTACGCGGACGCGGGGCCCGGTGAACCGCTGCAAGGCACGCTTGTGCTCGCCGACTGGCAGGTCGTCATACGTGACGCGGCGGCGCTCGGGTGCAGGTGTCTGCAGTTCATCGGCGGCGAGCCGACCTTGCATCCTGATCTCCTCGCGATGATCGAAACCGCCTCCGCGCACGGATATGCATTCATCGAGGTCTACACCAACGCAACCGGCCTGAGCGAGCGGATGGTCACCGCCTTCGCGGAGCATCGCGTGCATGTTGCAACATCGTTTTACTCCGACGATCCGCGTGTTCATGACGGCATGACCGGGCGCGCTGGCAGCTTTGCGAAGACCACGCGGACCATCAGGCGGATAGCGGAAGCTGGACTGCCCGTGCGGGCGGGCATTATCGAGGGCGACGCGAATCGCGGGCATGCGCAGGGCGCTGCGCGTCAGTTGCGCGCGCTCGGCGTGACGGAATACGGCATCGATGAGGTAAGGCCAGTTGGACGCGGCGCGCACGCTTCTGATCAGTCATCCAGATTCGACGCACTGTGCGGTCAATGTTCGAAAGGGCGGGTTTGCGTGACTGCGCGCGGCGATGTCTATCCATGTGTCTTCTCCCGCGCTTTTCCGCTCGGCAGGATCGAACAAGGACTGGCAAACCTGCTACGCGGGCAGCCGCTGGTTGAGTTCCGTGCTGCCCAACGGCGCTTCGAGGAAGCGCGCGCCCCAACGAGGCTGGATGATCACGAGTGCCGTCCGACCTGCTCGCCGGGCGATCTGTTCTGCACGCCCATGAACGGCTGCATGCCCCAGTTGGCGCCGAATCGCCCTCCCGGGTCCCGACGGAATGAATAA
- a CDS encoding universal stress protein, whose translation MYRTILVAVDGSGSSRLALREAVRLAASAHGVVHAVHVVHDAPIFSHPERDLAEFVDAMRREGRSALVEAAQACAAAGVECHAELLEPAALSDDVASIVECQADRLHADLVVMGTHGRRGVRRLVLGSVAERFLRLSKRPVLLMRDDESQQAAT comes from the coding sequence ATGTACAGGACCATTCTTGTTGCCGTCGACGGAAGCGGGTCGTCTAGACTGGCGCTCAGGGAAGCCGTGCGCCTCGCCGCCTCGGCCCATGGCGTCGTGCATGCAGTTCACGTCGTGCATGATGCACCCATTTTCTCGCACCCCGAACGTGATCTGGCTGAATTCGTGGACGCCATGCGAAGGGAAGGAAGATCGGCGCTCGTTGAAGCAGCGCAGGCCTGCGCCGCGGCTGGCGTGGAGTGTCACGCCGAGCTGCTTGAACCAGCCGCCTTGTCGGACGATGTCGCCTCCATTGTCGAGTGCCAGGCGGATCGCCTTCATGCGGACCTCGTTGTAATGGGTACGCACGGGCGCAGGGGCGTGAGACGTCTGGTGCTCGGCAGTGTCGCGGAACGTTTCCTGCGACTTTCGAAGCGTCCTGTACTACTGATGCGTGACGACGAGAGTCAACAAGCCGCAACTTGA
- a CDS encoding cupin domain-containing protein, whose product MKTTTCLAFAVLYLGSAFCLPCEAQESGTVKPQILLQQIVEGMPRGEKQELRVLTASFNPGDKTVFHTHRFPVTVYVLEGAFTLEMEGMVPVTFTQGQAMVEPPHVKMTGYNRSSSNSLRVVVFYTSDPDTPFLDPLH is encoded by the coding sequence TTGAAAACAACCACCTGTTTGGCTTTTGCAGTTCTCTACTTGGGCTCGGCTTTTTGCCTACCTTGTGAGGCCCAAGAGTCGGGAACCGTCAAGCCTCAAATACTCCTTCAGCAAATTGTTGAGGGTATGCCGAGAGGCGAAAAACAGGAACTTCGCGTTTTGACGGCGAGTTTCAACCCCGGCGATAAAACCGTTTTTCATACACACAGGTTTCCGGTGACTGTCTACGTGCTGGAGGGTGCCTTCACTTTAGAGATGGAAGGCATGGTACCCGTCACCTTCACTCAAGGTCAGGCAATGGTGGAGCCACCGCACGTGAAAATGACAGGCTATAACCGCAGCAGTAGCAATTCTCTCCGTGTCGTTGTCTTTTACACCAGCGACCCGGACACGCCTTTTCTCGATCCATTGCATTGA
- a CDS encoding IS4 family transposase produces MARLALQRAIAPQWIDEVFAEHRQRQYPRELLFSTVVELMTLVSLGLSPSLHAAATQTKPLPVSLAALYEKVNRTEPAILRALVQGSAQRLGPVLAALPCQPSLPGWRVRVLDGNHLPASEKRLAALREQRGAALPGHALVVYEPDLGLVTDLVAIEDAHAQERSAMAPLIECAGAGELWLADRNFCTGTILQGWHQAQACFIVREHGRNSPALASSGPWVDGARIETGQVREQRIDLKAGVVWRRIELTLDKPTDAGDTVILLWSNLPAAVGAHEIARLYRKRWRIEGMFQRLESVLHSEIRTLGHPRAALLGFTVAVLAYNVLATLKRSVEAAHAAADETGAAPPDVSTYYLAVQIRSQYEGMLIALPPDEWSHWSDATPDVIAGKLLELARCVDPIQVRTRTRGPKTRKPAPYVEGAVARAHHSTARLLKRAKGGTS; encoded by the coding sequence ATGGCACGCCTGGCACTGCAGAGAGCCATCGCGCCGCAATGGATCGACGAGGTGTTCGCCGAGCACCGGCAGCGGCAATATCCACGTGAATTGCTGTTCTCGACGGTGGTTGAACTGATGACGCTGGTGTCGCTGGGACTGAGTCCGTCGCTGCACGCTGCAGCGACACAGACGAAGCCCCTGCCGGTGTCGCTGGCCGCGCTCTACGAGAAGGTCAACCGCACCGAACCCGCGATCCTGCGTGCCCTGGTACAGGGCAGCGCACAGCGTCTGGGGCCGGTGCTGGCGGCGTTGCCATGCCAGCCCAGCCTGCCCGGCTGGCGTGTGCGGGTGCTTGATGGCAATCACCTGCCGGCCAGTGAGAAACGGCTGGCGGCGTTGCGCGAGCAGCGTGGCGCGGCGTTGCCGGGGCACGCGCTGGTGGTCTACGAGCCGGATCTGGGTCTGGTCACAGATCTGGTCGCCATCGAGGATGCGCACGCGCAGGAGCGCTCGGCCATGGCCCCGCTGATTGAATGTGCCGGCGCGGGCGAATTGTGGCTGGCTGACCGGAACTTCTGCACCGGGACCATCCTGCAGGGCTGGCATCAGGCACAGGCCTGCTTCATCGTGCGCGAACACGGCCGCAACAGCCCGGCGCTTGCCAGCAGTGGGCCATGGGTGGACGGTGCACGTATCGAGACAGGTCAGGTGCGAGAGCAACGCATTGACCTGAAGGCTGGCGTCGTCTGGCGTCGCATCGAGCTGACGCTGGACAAGCCGACTGATGCAGGCGATACCGTGATTCTGTTGTGGAGCAACCTGCCTGCCGCGGTGGGCGCACACGAGATTGCCCGGCTGTACCGCAAGCGCTGGCGTATCGAGGGCATGTTCCAGCGACTCGAGTCGGTCCTGCACAGCGAGATCCGCACCTTGGGTCATCCACGTGCCGCGCTGCTGGGCTTTACCGTCGCGGTGCTGGCGTACAACGTGCTGGCCACGCTCAAGCGCAGTGTTGAAGCTGCGCATGCTGCCGCCGATGAAACAGGTGCAGCGCCGCCGGACGTCTCGACGTACTACCTCGCCGTGCAGATTCGCAGCCAGTATGAGGGCATGCTCATCGCGCTGCCGCCAGATGAATGGTCGCACTGGAGCGATGCCACGCCCGACGTGATTGCCGGCAAACTGCTCGAGCTGGCCCGCTGCGTCGACCCGATTCAGGTGCGCACACGCACGCGTGGCCCCAAGACCCGCAAACCCGCACCCTATGTCGAAGGTGCGGTAGCCCGCGCCCATCACAGTACCGCTCGCCTGCTTAAACGCGCCAAAGGCGGGACATCTTGA
- a CDS encoding VOC family protein, with product MVDSTKPRAVGINHVALEVGDIEEALEFYGRIFDFQLRGKTRTMAFIDLGDQFIALQAGRKQPADDGRHVGLVVDDKEAARAALKAAGVKPIDGPFLDFRDPWGNRIEIVGYDNIQFTTKAPNVLRGMGLTHLIKNESAKKELAEKGMAAS from the coding sequence ATGGTTGACTCCACAAAGCCGCGCGCCGTCGGCATCAATCACGTAGCGCTGGAAGTCGGCGATATCGAGGAAGCGCTGGAATTCTATGGCCGCATCTTCGACTTTCAATTGCGCGGCAAGACCAGGACGATGGCCTTCATCGATCTTGGCGACCAATTCATCGCGTTGCAGGCGGGACGGAAACAGCCCGCCGATGACGGCCGGCATGTCGGCCTCGTTGTCGATGACAAGGAGGCGGCGCGCGCCGCCCTCAAGGCGGCGGGGGTAAAGCCGATCGACGGTCCGTTTCTGGATTTCCGCGACCCGTGGGGCAATCGTATCGAGATCGTAGGCTATGACAATATCCAGTTCACCACCAAGGCTCCGAACGTTCTGCGCGGCATGGGGCTGACACATTTGATCAAGAACGAAAGCGCAAAAAAGGAACTGGCGGAAAAAGGGATGGCGGCGAGCTAG
- a CDS encoding DUF2252 domain-containing protein, whose product MDKAVSHNVARDTHKNAIPYRTPDERAAEGRAIRNRVSRSSQAGWELPKDRRDLVELLVESNEGRLPVLVPFRFGRMSASPFAFYRGAAALMAADLATTPTSGIRVQVCGDAHLMNFGGFATPERNIIFDINDLDETLPAPFEWDLKRLAASVVIAAQHLELPASDTARVATDLVREYRERMHDYAEMRALDVWYDKIDLQKYEDRSADPAVIAAVRRRIAERIEVERRKQVPDHLYPKLVSQEGAQPRIKDLPPLIFHPTEEIAPGLESGYAEAIASYRESLAEHVRILFDRFHLVDLALKVVGVGSVGTMCAVGLFMASDNDPLFLQVKEARASVLEPYAGKSLHPNHGQRVIAGQRLMQTASDVFLGWTRGKNGRDFYLRQLRDMKMSVVLEDWDTGMLRQYARMCAHALARAHARSGDAAMMAGYMGSGQSFDDAITEFATEYSSQNRRDYREFIRAIREGRILARTDE is encoded by the coding sequence ATGGACAAGGCTGTTTCACACAACGTCGCACGCGATACACACAAAAACGCCATTCCGTACCGCACACCCGATGAAAGGGCGGCTGAAGGGCGCGCAATCCGAAACAGGGTATCGCGTTCATCTCAGGCTGGGTGGGAACTGCCGAAGGATCGCCGTGACCTCGTCGAACTTCTGGTCGAATCCAACGAAGGGCGCCTCCCGGTCCTGGTCCCGTTCCGCTTCGGGCGCATGTCGGCGTCGCCATTTGCGTTCTATCGCGGAGCGGCCGCGCTGATGGCCGCCGACCTGGCTACCACGCCGACAAGCGGGATCCGGGTGCAGGTGTGCGGCGACGCGCACCTGATGAACTTCGGAGGCTTTGCAACACCGGAACGCAACATAATTTTCGACATCAACGACCTGGACGAGACTTTGCCGGCCCCGTTCGAGTGGGACCTCAAGCGGCTGGCCGCGAGTGTGGTGATTGCAGCGCAGCATCTGGAACTGCCCGCCAGCGACACCGCACGCGTGGCCACGGATCTTGTCCGTGAATATCGCGAGCGCATGCATGACTATGCAGAAATGCGAGCGCTCGATGTCTGGTACGACAAGATTGATCTTCAGAAGTACGAGGACCGGTCGGCCGATCCGGCCGTCATCGCAGCGGTGCGCAGGCGGATCGCGGAGCGGATCGAAGTGGAGCGTCGCAAGCAGGTGCCCGATCATCTGTATCCGAAGCTTGTTTCCCAGGAAGGAGCACAACCCAGGATCAAAGACTTGCCACCACTGATCTTCCATCCTACAGAGGAAATCGCACCCGGCCTCGAATCGGGATACGCCGAAGCCATCGCTTCGTACCGCGAGAGCCTCGCCGAACATGTCCGCATCCTGTTCGACAGGTTCCATCTCGTCGATCTGGCATTGAAGGTGGTCGGCGTGGGCAGTGTCGGTACGATGTGCGCCGTGGGCCTGTTCATGGCCTCTGACAACGACCCGCTGTTCCTGCAGGTGAAGGAGGCACGGGCATCCGTGCTCGAACCCTATGCAGGCAAGAGCCTGCATCCCAATCACGGCCAGCGCGTGATTGCGGGTCAGCGCCTCATGCAGACCGCGAGCGACGTGTTTCTCGGCTGGACCCGCGGAAAGAATGGCCGCGATTTCTATCTCCGTCAGTTGCGCGACATGAAGATGTCGGTCGTCCTCGAGGACTGGGACACCGGGATGCTGCGGCAGTACGCGCGGATGTGCGCGCACGCCCTCGCACGCGCACATGCCCGGTCGGGCGACGCGGCAATGATGGCGGGATACATGGGCTCAGGACAATCTTTCGACGATGCGATCACGGAGTTCGCGACTGAGTATAGTTCCCAAAACCGACGTGACTATCGTGAGTTCATCCGCGCCATTCGTGAAGGCCGGATTCTGGCCAGAACGGACGAATAG
- a CDS encoding TerC family protein, which produces MSTDFLVALAGDPAVWAALVTLVVMEVVLGIDNLVFISILSNKLPPAQRTKTQRIGIGLALIMRLMLLGTVAWITHLTQPAMSLFGHAFSWRDLVLLSGGLFLVWKATKEMHHNVSSDEDDPTSDAGPATMTVRAAIGQIVLLDLVFSIDSIVTAVGMTDHVAIMYIAVIVAVAAMLFAAGPLSRFIEHNPTIVMLALSFLLVIGMTLIAEGFGSHVPKGYIYAAMAFSAFVEGMNMLTRRARRNRRLRQTG; this is translated from the coding sequence GTGAGTACGGACTTCCTCGTCGCTCTCGCTGGTGATCCCGCCGTCTGGGCTGCTCTTGTGACACTTGTGGTCATGGAGGTTGTGCTCGGGATCGACAACCTCGTCTTCATTTCCATTCTCAGCAACAAGCTGCCACCTGCTCAACGGACCAAGACCCAGCGGATCGGCATCGGGCTTGCCCTCATAATGCGCCTTATGTTGCTTGGCACTGTGGCATGGATCACGCATTTGACGCAGCCTGCGATGTCACTTTTCGGTCATGCGTTTTCCTGGCGCGATCTTGTTCTGCTAAGCGGGGGACTGTTTCTTGTCTGGAAAGCGACGAAGGAAATGCATCACAACGTCTCAAGCGATGAGGACGATCCCACAAGTGACGCTGGCCCGGCCACCATGACGGTACGAGCGGCGATTGGCCAGATCGTGCTGCTTGATCTGGTGTTTTCCATAGACAGCATTGTGACCGCGGTTGGCATGACCGATCATGTCGCTATTATGTACATCGCTGTGATCGTGGCTGTCGCGGCAATGCTGTTTGCGGCCGGCCCGCTGTCGCGCTTCATCGAGCACAATCCGACAATCGTGATGCTGGCGCTGAGTTTTCTTTTGGTGATTGGTATGACGCTGATCGCCGAAGGGTTTGGTTCTCATGTTCCGAAAGGCTACATCTACGCGGCGATGGCGTTCTCCGCGTTCGTCGAAGGCATGAACATGCTTACAAGGCGAGCACGAAGGAACCGTCGTCTCAGGCAAACCGGTTGA
- a CDS encoding transglutaminase family protein — protein sequence MSVFLEVEHVTTYRYNKPVEFSPHRVMFRPRAAHDIRVLSATLAVSPHSTQYWMQDVFSNSVAIVEPRVPANALELRARFVIEHFGVRNLELPVAPEAENYPFQYTDEDRLDLAPFLPPQYPEDQPLLHDWVAQFLPRRGTTHTRDILANINAAIRSDFRYQSRDAMGTQLPSETLNRRSGTCRDFALLMMEVVRGLGLAARFVSGYLYDQALDTPAPPPVRNTGLQQGAKQVESRDEPLVVGAGATHAWLHVFLPGAGWVPYDPTNSLVGGTDLIRVAFTRKPEQAAPVSGSWFGAAQDFIGMDVSVSVRRIEQPAEPALIGERSSQSPMTAGS from the coding sequence ATGTCCGTCTTTCTCGAAGTCGAGCACGTCACAACATATCGCTACAACAAGCCTGTGGAGTTCTCCCCTCACCGCGTGATGTTCCGGCCGCGGGCTGCGCACGACATCCGCGTGCTGTCGGCCACGCTGGCGGTGTCGCCACACAGCACACAGTACTGGATGCAGGACGTGTTTTCCAATTCAGTCGCGATCGTCGAACCACGAGTGCCAGCCAACGCCCTGGAGCTCCGCGCGCGCTTCGTGATCGAGCATTTCGGCGTCAGGAATCTGGAGTTGCCAGTGGCGCCCGAAGCCGAGAACTACCCGTTCCAGTACACCGACGAGGATCGGCTCGACCTTGCACCCTTCCTGCCGCCGCAATATCCAGAGGATCAGCCCCTGCTACACGACTGGGTGGCGCAATTTCTCCCCCGGCGCGGCACCACCCACACGCGCGACATCCTGGCCAATATCAACGCCGCCATCCGCAGCGACTTCCGGTACCAGTCGCGTGACGCAATGGGCACTCAGCTTCCATCCGAGACGCTGAACCGGCGCAGCGGCACATGCCGCGATTTCGCGCTGTTGATGATGGAGGTGGTTCGGGGGCTGGGATTGGCCGCGCGCTTTGTGTCGGGATATCTGTATGACCAGGCGCTCGACACGCCGGCCCCGCCGCCGGTGCGCAACACAGGACTGCAACAGGGCGCGAAACAGGTCGAAAGCCGCGACGAGCCACTCGTGGTAGGTGCCGGCGCGACCCACGCATGGCTGCACGTGTTCTTGCCAGGCGCCGGCTGGGTACCATATGACCCGACCAATTCGCTCGTTGGCGGCACTGACCTGATCCGAGTGGCATTCACACGCAAGCCCGAACAGGCCGCGCCAGTGTCCGGCTCCTGGTTCGGTGCCGCGCAGGACTTCATCGGCATGGACGTCAGCGTCAGCGTGCGGCGAATCGAGCAGCCGGCAGAGCCGGCATTGATCGGCGAACGTTCCTCGCAGAGTCCAATGACCGCCGGGTCTTAA
- a CDS encoding potassium channel family protein, with protein sequence MLQNVLAAAPAMVLCLLLQGVVVAICLRRYARFRRNVKNQDLLWVDVLLLITVMLLTLLCNFAQMAIWAALFMFLGEFSDFATALYHSAVNFITLGYGDIVMSKQWRMLGPIEAANGILMFGVSTSVMTAAVMDVIKYHHARLQQE encoded by the coding sequence ATGCTGCAGAATGTACTGGCCGCCGCTCCGGCCATGGTCCTGTGCCTGCTGCTGCAAGGCGTGGTGGTAGCCATCTGCCTGCGCCGGTATGCTCGCTTCCGGCGCAACGTTAAGAACCAGGACCTGCTATGGGTGGACGTCCTGCTATTGATAACCGTGATGCTGCTGACCTTGCTCTGCAATTTCGCCCAAATGGCAATCTGGGCTGCGCTGTTCATGTTCTTAGGCGAGTTTTCCGATTTCGCCACGGCTCTGTATCACTCGGCGGTCAACTTCATCACGCTGGGCTACGGCGACATTGTCATGTCCAAGCAATGGCGCATGCTTGGCCCAATCGAAGCTGCCAACGGCATCCTTATGTTCGGAGTCTCAACTTCAGTGATGACGGCTGCGGTCATGGATGTGATTAAGTACCATCATGCCCGGCTGCAGCAGGAGTAG
- a CDS encoding transglycosylase SLT domain-containing protein, with protein sequence MKYVVRAWMVLGLLVVSLYVRTSPGAVAQPTLAASAASSPSASSPVSGSAGRRIDLTNTPWRGDFDAMLERRMIRVLVPYSRTLYFNDRGHERGLTADFVRDFDRYVNKTYADRLGNRPITVIMIPTTRDRLLPGLTEGQGDIAAGNLTVTADRQKQVDFATAHALKPTREIVLTGPKSPALSKLDDLSGKTVHVRRHSSYYESLSALNNRFQKAGKSPIRLVLLPEALEDEDAMEMLNVGLLQILVVDDWKARMWAQMLPQIRLHENIAVREGGVIGWAIRKQSPQLQLVIVNFYDSFIKKQSVAQARLKQYMKGIRQIHNNTDSAELKRFRRTVAFFEKYGQQYSFDPLMLAAQGFQESRLNQEAKSRVGAVGIMQLMPATGKQLNVGDIKVAESNIHGGAKYLDQLMTRYFPDAHFSEVDRPLFAFASYNAGPGNIAKMRKEALERGLNPDVWFNNVEIVVAEKIGIETTTYVRNIYKYYASYRLLEEARAKRTRAVQQLSG encoded by the coding sequence ATGAAGTATGTCGTTCGGGCGTGGATGGTATTGGGCCTGCTCGTGGTTTCGCTCTACGTGCGGACTTCACCTGGCGCTGTAGCACAGCCGACGTTGGCCGCGTCAGCAGCATCATCTCCGTCAGCTTCTTCGCCCGTATCAGGTAGTGCGGGCCGCCGGATCGATCTGACCAACACGCCGTGGCGGGGCGATTTTGATGCAATGCTCGAGCGCCGGATGATTCGCGTTCTCGTTCCGTATAGCCGCACACTGTACTTCAATGACCGCGGACACGAGCGTGGACTGACAGCGGACTTCGTGCGCGACTTCGATCGATACGTGAACAAGACGTACGCCGATCGTCTGGGCAACCGCCCGATCACGGTCATCATGATTCCCACGACACGCGATCGACTGCTGCCCGGCCTAACGGAAGGTCAAGGCGATATCGCAGCCGGCAACCTAACCGTGACAGCGGATCGCCAGAAACAGGTGGACTTCGCCACGGCGCACGCTCTCAAGCCAACCAGAGAGATCGTTTTGACCGGTCCCAAGTCACCCGCATTGTCGAAACTCGACGACCTGAGTGGCAAGACGGTACACGTGCGCCGCCACAGCAGCTATTACGAGAGCCTGAGCGCACTGAACAACCGCTTCCAGAAAGCCGGCAAGTCACCGATACGGCTCGTGCTGCTGCCAGAGGCGCTCGAAGATGAAGATGCGATGGAAATGCTGAACGTCGGCTTGCTTCAGATCCTGGTCGTCGACGACTGGAAGGCGCGCATGTGGGCGCAGATGCTGCCGCAGATCAGGTTGCACGAGAACATCGCGGTACGCGAGGGAGGGGTTATCGGTTGGGCGATTCGCAAACAGAGCCCCCAGTTGCAATTGGTGATCGTCAACTTCTACGACAGTTTCATCAAGAAGCAAAGTGTGGCGCAGGCCCGCCTGAAGCAGTACATGAAGGGCATCAGACAGATCCACAACAATACGGACAGTGCCGAACTCAAGCGCTTCAGGCGGACAGTGGCGTTCTTTGAGAAGTACGGCCAGCAATACAGTTTCGATCCCCTGATGCTCGCGGCACAAGGGTTTCAGGAGTCGCGGCTCAATCAGGAGGCGAAGAGCCGCGTCGGTGCGGTCGGAATCATGCAACTGATGCCGGCCACAGGTAAGCAGCTTAACGTCGGGGATATCAAGGTCGCCGAGTCAAACATTCATGGGGGCGCGAAGTATCTTGATCAGCTGATGACCCGTTATTTCCCCGATGCCCATTTTTCCGAGGTTGACCGACCGCTGTTCGCCTTCGCCAGCTATAACGCAGGACCGGGGAACATCGCGAAAATGCGCAAGGAAGCTTTGGAGCGCGGTCTCAATCCTGATGTCTGGTTCAACAACGTTGAGATTGTAGTGGCCGAGAAGATTGGCATCGAGACAACCACGTACGTGCGAAATATCTACAAGTACTACGCATCCTATCGCCTCCTCGAGGAAGCGCGGGCGAAGCGGACCAGGGCGGTTCAGCAGCTGAGCGGCTGA